The following proteins are co-located in the Clostridia bacterium genome:
- a CDS encoding GyrI-like domain-containing protein: MDSIQAPLVVRTIPAGKYAEFTIRGHVQEAVGALWQEIWQMGLERLYSYDFEVYHNNSEDINDQMIDIYISIK; encoded by the coding sequence ATGGATAGTATTCAAGCCCCCTTAGTGGTACGTACTATTCCGGCTGGTAAATATGCAGAATTCACGATCAGGGGGCATGTTCAGGAAGCAGTAGGAGCGCTTTGGCAAGAAATCTGGCAGATGGGTTTGGAAAGATTGTATTCTTATGATTTTGAGGTATACCACAATAATTCTGAAGATATTAATGACCAGATGATCGATATTTACATTTCTATTAAGTA